The genome window aaaacctgtatgactttaatTCTCACGTGGGACACAAAAGTAGTTAGTTCGCAGAATGTCTAGGCAGCTCTTTTTCATACAATGaaatagggatgcactgaaacgaaaattcttggccaaagttGAAGAAAATCATACACTGGGCCAAACACGGTTTGTGTTTTTCAAACAATTtctttcaccattgcataaattaaatagccaatatttgctttttacagttatGTCTCGCTTTtcatagaagaaaaaaaatcaattataaaacatttacatttactaaACATTAAACATGTTTCACATtccagtagacattatagcccACCAACAAAGCGCAATTTAACTTGACTAAGATTtatgttagtaaaataatattctttggccatttttaagaccctcttTCTTGAATCCGGCATGTGTTTTAattgcacaaataaatgcagccttgctgagcaaaggagaatgttataataaatgtattaatgtgatgattgttattatttttgtcctactttattttattttacagaacaacagtaagaTGACAATACTAACAATTacaaatgttgacttttattttggcagaaacccacaagacctcagtactactttttgctgacagctgcagatttatgaatgattctcatcaagCAGATTTCCTTCGCACTTTGGACTTTGACAGCtctgcacaagctccttagccagggttcagtATAAATACAATTTgcgcgtgtattagacaacataacgttctgtagtttatttactaatggtttaaggccctTTCGCAATTTCAGTTaacatacagtaaccagcaacaaccacccctttctcttctcaaggaagacatgcgatgtgatACTGTCAGTCCTTgcaatgatttttgcgtctttctctgacagttttaaatgcttccacacctCCTGAATGTTTGCCGCATTAGTGCCCGTCTCTATTTGATCATGTCAGGACATTGTTCGCAATCATTTATTTAGACTTTTCGCTTATTCGGCCGAACACAGAAAGAGCTTTTTTTGTTGCTATTTTCagccgaataatttcggttgccaaacGTTCTGTGCATCcctacaatgaaagtgaatggtaaCCATGTCTGACAAGTGAGACTTTAGGCAATAATGTTTCAAATTGAAGTATTTTTCCTCACAGAAATCACTCATGTGATTCAGAAAACACATttagggctctaaatgatcccagcaaaggaaaagggtcttatctagcgaaacaatagtttattttctaaaaacatttacaacttatatactttttaacctcaaatgctcgtcttgtctagcttcgGCAATACGAGCGCTTGAGATGAAAAAGTATAtatgttgtaaatgtttttacaaactcgggggcaccatagaagtccattatatcaagagaaatcctgaaatgttttactccaaaaacataatttctttataactgaagaaagaaagacaaacatcttggatgacaagggagtgagtacattatctgaaaattttgttttgaaagtgaactactcctttaagtttgctcaactttttgccttttacaaagcaAATTGATTTCAAAATATAACAAATGTTataaattacacttcaaatattgttaaaacgtaatcatttattgatttacctctgaatttgttaaataaaataggTTATATAACCTTTCTAATACTGTTTCAGTTGTGACACATTTCTGACTATTTtctttagggaaaaaaaaaaacgttttcaaCTCTgcctttgaaccaattctgtaaaatGGACCATATAAGCAACTTTTCTGATGCTCTTTGTCCTTTTTAAACCAAACAAACATCCTCAGTCACGTTTACATTCACTCGATGAATGAAAACGATCCAATGAAGGTAGTGACTAAGCTTAATCCCTCACATTATGCCTAACAAATGCTTGTttgttaaatggaagatataaaaCAATAGAATTTGGAAGAAAATCAATGTCAACGAAGCGttacataattttaatttatggCGAGCGGTTCCTTTAAACAAAACACATATCGTCATATTTAACGTTATATGAACTGATAAGCCAAACACTAATGCTATTGTACAGTACTTGGGTGATAAACGGAAAAAAAGCGATGATTTCacttaaatgaaaacaaataaatcgAACATTATTCAAAAAAGAAAGTTTCACACATACAAAACAAACTCGCACTGCTCAATCTTGGCAAAGAATCCTGTCAAAACAAGAACATGCACCAACCGTACACACCCACTTTCTATTTGTTCCCTCTTAAATTCAAGACATAATAGAGATTTCGATAGactgaaataaacaaaaactgtCAGTTTAGATTAAAACTCATGTTAGCAACCTGGCTAACATCTTTAAACTCCAACATGCCCTATTATAGTCACTTTATTTGCCGACAAATGTGATTATATACATGAACACCGAGGTAAATTGAACACAGAAGTCGAACCCCGAACTAATTTAAAGCACAAAAGTAAAAACCAACAAATTTAGGTTGCATTTTGTTAGCCGGCTTGCTTGCTGGCTGGCGTGCTAACTATGCAGTGCGCGTTCCCGATGGATACTCACAAACGAGCGTGCAAACTGCTCATCTAATACATCAGTTATAACTAATTTAAACAACCTATAAACCCACAACCCTCTAAAACATTTGCAAAACACTCACCTCTCAATGATGGGCGGATGGAAGTGAGTGCATAAAGCAGCTGTGAGGGGAATCTCAAAAAGTGACGAGCGTGTGCACGTCCAGATGGATGGATGAGTTGCATCGGATTGCATTGGTTGTTGCAGCTCAGCTCAGCTGGTGAACAACACACAAGCTCTACTTTTTGTTGAAGCCCACAGGAGACTTGCATTGTCTTTGTTCTTGCTGAGGCATTTCATTTCACGTGCTGGATCGTGCTTTTGCTTGCATCCTGCAAAATGTTGCATGACTGCAAAGCAGAGCTGTTAAAGTGCAGGgtgtttaaataaaacaaagtgaTTAAGTGCAATGAAATGCATGTATGCAAGCTTCTGGTTAACCAAACACGCTAATTGAAGCAATACAATTCAATACATGCCCCATCTGTCACACCAGCCCTCATTAACACCTTCTCCATCAGCATATAGAGGTCAAATTGTAAGGTTAGAAGGTCACCAGCACTTTGGTGGATCAATATGGGAGATGGTGAGTAAAGGCTAGGCACACATTGAATCGCATTAACATCACATTAGCAAGTGTTACCttcaacacacacaaaaaaaaaggcCACTAATGCATTAGCGGAACGTAAAATTGAGTAACTTTTGGCAATTTTACACTGCAAAGGTGGCAAATAATCACATTTAGGTGCATCTACATAAGGTTGGGTCtgccacaaaataaaaataaaaaaggtaattgtcacaatttagacttttccatgcaattctgaattttataATCAGGCTCCTATAGTTTAACATTGCTCACATTGCACTGAATTGTGATCAGAAACCAAGTAGCCttaaagaacaaaataaaaataatgtactcacccccttgtcagtcaagatgttcatgtctttctttctttagtcataaggaaattatgtttttgaggaaaacatttcaggatttttctccatatagtagatttctatggtgcccagagaactttcaaaatgcagcttcaaaggacacgATCCCAGGCGAagaaagaagggccttatctagcaaaacaatcggttattttctaaaaaaaaataataataataatacaatttatatactttttaacctcaaatgctcatgtgTACTGCAGTTTATGGCTCATTTTCTAATCCAACTTCAAatatgttttttagaaaataactgttttgctagataagacccttcttcctcagctgggaacatttagagccctttgaagctgcatttaaagtggattttggaagttcaaactcggggcaccatagaaatccattattaTAGACAGAAATCctaatgtcttcctcaaaaaacaatttctttacaactgaagaaaaaatacatgaacatcttggatgacaagggggtgagtacattatccgtaaatttttgttctgaaagtgaactactcctttaattcagATGTTTAAAGTCACTTTTTGTGACACTCACAATatagaaaatataatataattgaaaTGTAGTTCAAAATATTTGCTAAAACTAACAAGACTGAAGAACTAGTCTGTGCTTGGAAACAAAACACAACGgaacattttatttgtttgatgtTTGGAAAGATGAAATGGGATGTTGTGGGATTAAAGAGGAGTCGAAATTCGATTCAGATTTACTTATCTCCACTGAAACCCTCAAATGCATTTCCACGTATTGATTGAACAAACAAGGAGAAACAAACACTACATTATGGAGTGCATAATACATTAGAAGGACATTATGGAGTACATTAGAGACAGCGGGATGATGATCTAATAGACCGAATGAAACCCAGGCAATGGAAACAGCTTCTCATAAACAATGCTCCTCCAGCTAAAAAGATAatcactgaaaaataaaaactcttgAATTGCAGTCCATGTTAAGGAAACTTAAAGTGGTTTGGGAAAAGAGAGGTGGTCATTTTTGCTGGtctgaaaataaacatttaatttcagTGGCCAAATGGCAGAGCATTTTCTCCATCCTAGTCAGAGTTGCTGTCGTCGCTGTCTGTGTACGCCCCCAAGAGGCTGAGAGAAGAACCGTTCTGAGATGTGACCGGCCCTCCGTTGGATGCTGTGGAGGACTCGGGTTTGGGAGCACTTGCGCCTGGATGATCAGGAAAGATGGGGAAAACACAGGTTAACAGAGATGGCAAAACTCTAAACTATGTCTAGTACATAAATACAACATCTGTGGTGTGTTTCATCACAGGCATCAAATCCCTACATTTTTTGGCACAACTGCTTTATAAAAATGGTTTGCACATTTCACATCTGTACCATTCCTTGATGAACatctatttattaattatataaataaaacaataaaattaataaaagttaATAGAATAATCATTCAGTTGCAATTTTGATTtattcaataataatattaataaaatgtctaatattaataaaataaaaattatatatatatatatatataaaaaaaaaaaatttttccttttatgccaaaaatcattaggaaattaagtaaagatcatgacccatgaagattttttgtaaaattcctactgcaaatatattaaaatgtaatgaacttaatttggacaactttaaaggtgattttctcagtattttgattttttagcaccctcagattccagattttcaaatagatgtatctcggccaaatattgtcctatcctaacaaaccatatatcaatagaaagcctttatcgagctttcatatgatgtatacatctcagttttgtaaaatttaaccttatgactggttttgtggtccagggtctctctcacacacacacacacacacacacacgcacgcacgcacgcacgcacgcacgccaCCATTTTAAAatttggggtcggtaagattttttaaaaagacatttagaaaacaatttcaagtaaatgctgtttttttttttttttttacttttaattaattgaaaatgttttcaaaaatatGAAGTATttcttttcaacattgataatcataaaaaattttgagcagcaaaccagcacattgatttctgaagaatcatatgacactgaagactggagtaatgatgctgaaaattcagctctgcaaCACCGGAATAAATTTcactttacaatatattcaaatagaaaacattatatGCAcacttcacaatattattgttttattttttatcaaataatgcAGTTGAGCAAaagaggcttctttcaaaaaTTAGTCTTTCTGACACTAAATGTGCTATTGTGattgtttaaattattaaatgaatgaattctatattaataataataaaattaatatttataaaataataataagttataatataataaaaaaaatataaaaataagaaccAGTAATAAtactacatgtaaaaaaaaataacaacagtatttaggaaaaaataatataataacaaaagTAAATAGTtacaactgtaaaattacaatactaatatttatgaGTGTcttcatttattaaaatatttaattaaattgcagCGTTTGTGGTTTATCACACTAAGCCATATCGTGATTTCTGTATTATTTCAATTAATCATGCATTTCTACTGTAACCCTGATCATTCAAGTTTTTCAcccatttaaaatcattttttgtgcatttaaatgaaccagcagtgtgacaaatgcattttaaaagcTCAATATTTCACCATATAGTTTATGAAGCATAGTCTTTCTGATACCAAAACGTGCTATTGTGGTTGTTTAAGTGACTGAATTAATTTATTACTTCTTTTATAATTGTAATACACCCTCACACACTTGTTCTGCCCTGACTGTCCCAGAGTTTCTGATTCAGTAGTTTTAATATATTATGAAACTGTTTGTGTGTCGGCGGTCTGTCGTAGTGCAGCGGCGGCAGGTTTACCGGCAGAATCTGCTGGTTTCTTCCTCACCACCAGAGACCCCAGAACTCCCTTCCCACCCAGACCTCCGACACTCCTCTCCCAGCTCTCTACCTTCTGTTTCTTTACAGCCACAGACGATGAGGCCTGTGGAAATCAGGAGGAAACCAGCGCAAATATTAATGGGAGAAACAGATGGGGCGTTAAAACAGAAAgacaacagaaaaacaaatgaaaGAACAAATAAGTTTTGTGCCACACATCATCTATATGCAACTCATAAAGAATTATGTACAGTCAATAACTGGCCAATCATAGTGGAGTATCCAAAggcatgtaataaaaaaaaatccttttttctaatcatactgtacaaaagtgatcaaaataaaatgtagaaaataTGTCAATGTCAAGTCGTGGTGGAGGCTGCTGTCTTTGTACCTGTGATGCTGTGTTCCCGTCTGTGGTGAGGATGTCTGTGGGTTTATCAGTTATGTTCTTTCTGCTTTTGTCTTTTGAAATTTCGGTCTCTTCTTCAGAGTCCGAGTCCCTAAGTCGTTTTACCAGAGCTCTGTCCAACATCTCTCTAGGAGGAGCAAGAGAAAAGAGAAATCTAAACTGCTCCTTGCTTTGGAAAAACTATTTACACAGTGAATACACATGAATGCACAATGAGTAATTATTGTCACATGTAAATGCAGATtagactagggctgggcgatttggcctaaaatcaaaatctcgattaattgaacattttaacccgattacgattaatgaacgattattttattcattaataaaattatatttaattatatttaaataatatttattttttttgccctcatagttcactgacaagtttggtacagtaaatatgctcacatattacaagtgagagatttttgaatgaagggtgcacacacactatctactatctatgattattaattgaacatcagtgttgaacaactgaaattaaagcacacattgctttaaacgaaaagtcacatttttcttaaattagtgaaaataaataacttgcacttttggaaacaaaataaattatttataaaataataataaatattaaaaatagaaaataagcagtatcttttctaaataaaattactcttgtatatcctgtaaatactttttactgtataaatactgcttaagctctccatcgacatgtcggcggaataacatAGCCTAATGGAGCTGGgttacgtgactccacacgcagtagggaaagtaattgaaataattgacctggaaaaatttgatcgattataggttctgaatgtcgatttcgattacttttcgattaattgcccagccctagaTTAGACACAATTATGACTTTCAAACAACATCAACATTTTTGGTTGAAAATGCACAGGAATATCTATTTTGTACATAAACCATATTTTAGATGTTGCAGTCTAGGGTTGTATGATTTctagaaaaaaatctaattgcattttttttatatacactgctgttcaaaggtttgggatcagtaagatttttaatgcttttttaacaagtttcttatgctcattaaggcagttttttatttgatcaaaaatacagaaaaaaagaaaaatatattaatattgtgaaatattacgatgtaacaatgtttttctatattaatatacattcaaatttaattcatttctgtaattaaagttgaGTTTTCGGGAATCATTagtgtgatactttttttcaggattctttgatcaagaaaaggttaaaaaaaaaaagaacggcatttatttattttctaacaatattaacaaaacttactgttcaaaagtttggggtcagtacatttatttttgaaagaaattaataattttattcaccaaggatgtgttaaattaataaaaggtgacagcatagatttacattgttagaaaagatttatatttagaataagtgttgttctttttaacttgttattcaaagaataaaaaaagaatcacatgttccaaaaaatgTTTGGCAcaattggcagcacaactgtttccaacactaataataaatcagcttattagaatgatttctgaaggatcatgtgacacttaagactggagtaacagctgatgctgaaagtaattcagctttgcatcacaggaataaatgatattttaaagtatattaaaataaaaaactttttttatattgtaataagatTTTGCAAtagtactgtatttttgatcaaataaatgcagccttgatgagcataagagacttctaaaaaaacatttctaaccatgtaaattactactactaataattattattattgttatttttaataataataataataataattattagttaaattacaaatcactttttttgttttttgctttttgtgCACTTACATGAACCTGTAGTGTGACAAATGCATGTTTAAAAGCTCAATAATCCAACATACAGTCTATGAAGCATAAAGTCCAAAAGTTTCTCATTTCATACTTGGTCTCTCGTTCATCTTCctccagctctctctctctctgtctccgcTCCATCTCTCTATACTGATCCAGCATGCCCTCAAAGTCCACCTGCGCCTGCCTCTGGTTCAGCTCCTTCAGCTCCTGCAGGTTCTCCAGCACTTCCATCTCCAACTTTGAGTCCCGTGTGCGGTTCTCCAGGACCTGTGACAACATTTAGACAGGTTATGTTTTAAGTTTGTATGGGCTTTTGCTTGTCACCTTACAAGTAAGCTGTAAAGGCTTTTATGTATTAATTgtgaaaaacatttataaaaaaaaaattagcacaGAACAAAACGTTGCCAATTAAACTATTAATCCCTAACAAAACCTCCAATAtcataaaatacacacatagtCTTTCTGTCAGACCTTCATGGGGTTATTGAGTTCCTCTTCCTCTCGCTCCTGCTGAAtctttttttcctcctcttcGATCAGTTTCTCGGCTTGAAAATTGCGTGTTGCACCATGTTCCATGGCATAATCAGTGTTCTCTGGATCTGTCTGTGAAACACAGCAATCAGATGAAGTGTAACCAAACAAGCACACAAGGACAACAATAAAAACATCTTAAGTGTTCATCTGCTGGTTTTAAAGAGTATTATGTTTAATTTAGTACCTTGAATGTGATCTCAGCCAAGCATCTGGTGCATTTAATGTAGAATCTGAAAATGGGAAGCCCCAGGTACAGTTCATTCTGAACGGTCTCCTTCCGGGCATTGAACTTCTTCCCTTTGTAAATGTATTCTCCACACGTTTTACACCTGCGTAACGACAAGCGGTATTATCGAAAAAGTTTATATAATCTATAATGAATCAAACTACAGATGTTTTCCTTACTTTCTAAAGAAATTAAGAGATTTATCACTGTTAAAAAGGTTTCACATTGTACATAGCttgttgtttgatttttttatttctttattttgatcATTTGTTGATAGGTTCGTTCTTACagggatatatgtgaccctggaccacaaaaccagtcttaagtaacacaggtTTATTTTAAGCAAGAGCCAAAAatccattgtatgggtcaaaattatcgatttttcttttatgccaaaaatcattaggatattaagtaaagatcatgtgccatgaagatattttgtaaatttcctaatgtaaatatatcaaaacttaatttttaattagtgatatgcattgctaagaacttcatttggacaactttaaaggtgattttatcaatatttagattttttgcatcctcagattccatatATTTAAATGGTTGCATCTCAGTTGTATTTCAGATGGTGTAcaaatcagttaaaaaaaaaatgacctttttgactggttttgtggtccaggatcacatatatggGTCAAATATAAGACATCCTAATTTGGTGTCCACATCAAATGAAATTGACTAAATGGATTTTATATAcacagaaagcacattaaatgcaaGAAAAGTGTCTactttactgttttaaatatttttttcttaaataaacgTCAAAATGTGTAAAATAATGCTCCATCATCATTCAGTGTAACATATGTTTAAGTACAAAACACTATACGTATTCTGACCTATACTTACTTACATATTTATAATAAAGAATAAGTGactgaaattaatgtttttatattctaaatgatttaaaaaaagtattttctgtaaATATAAATCATTACACATTCTATTATGTTATGCTTAGTTGAGAAGCCGTATAAAATAGCTAACGATTAATTTCTAAAAgcacatttttatttgaaaacagCAATAATACACAGTATATAATGTATAAAATGAATGCATACCTCATATTAAATGGTGCCATCAATCTAACGACATACTGACGATCTTTGGGCAGTTTGAGTTTAGGGATTTTAGACGGATCAAAATCCGGAGGATAGTATTTCTGAGGAAAAACAAGCAGACATGCAATAAGGTGACAGTTTAACCATATTAGTGAAGTTTGTAAACAAACTTATTTCAAGGTTCATCTTAGTAGATGAGTTCaagattatttaaacatttatgtaCAATAAGTGCATCGAAAACATGACTTAATGCGGAAAATGAATCGACCTGATACGTATTTAATAAAAGTAGCGTATACACTGCATTGCTAACGTTAACGTTACTTCATTAGCACGCTGATATCTAAGCTAAGATGTTTCTACTCAAATCCACCTTAAAACGGTTACAcagtaataatataaatttaaataagaaGGTACTTACATTCAAAACCTTTCTTTCCGACATGGTTCTCTTTAATGGAGTAAAACGTAAACTAAAAACGACAAGTTACTACTCTACTGTTTGTTTGTATAGTAAACGCGTTGGACGCTTCTTCTTCGTCGACGTTTCGACGTGTGTGTATATCTGCTACTCAAACGCCGCAGTGCTGCCACCACCGGCAGAGCGTCGCTATTACAGGCGACTAGAGACTAGGACAAGTGCAGGCAACACACAGAATTACAGTCTGAATGATATATTTAGAATAATA of Garra rufa chromosome 10, GarRuf1.0, whole genome shotgun sequence contains these proteins:
- the LOC141344748 gene encoding splicing factor YJU2-like, which produces MSERKVLNKYYPPDFDPSKIPKLKLPKDRQYVVRLMAPFNMRCKTCGEYIYKGKKFNARKETVQNELYLGLPIFRFYIKCTRCLAEITFKTDPENTDYAMEHGATRNFQAEKLIEEEEKKIQQEREEEELNNPMKVLENRTRDSKLEMEVLENLQELKELNQRQAQVDFEGMLDQYREMERRQRERELEEDERETKEMLDRALVKRLRDSDSEEETEISKDKSRKNITDKPTDILTTDGNTASQASSSVAVKKQKVESWERSVGGLGGKGVLGSLVVRKKPADSAGASAPKPESSTASNGGPVTSQNGSSLSLLGAYTDSDDSNSD